TTCCCATCCATCTCCAGGCAGGCCACCAGTTCGAGAGGGAATCGGTCGGCCTGGCGGCGGATGGGTCTGTCGATGCAGGCAAGCAGGCAGATGAACATCAACAGGGCGTTGTAGAGGTTCCAGCCGATCATCAGGCTCTCCCCCTCGAACACTGGCCGGAACCAGCGGATGTCGAGCAATGGCAGGCCGAAGTTCATCACCAGCCCGCCCACGAAGACGCACAGGTAGGCGATGAAGGGCCAGGCGAAACGTAGATCCAGGGTCTGGCTGGGGTGGTGGACATCCTTATTGGTGACGAGACTTCCCATCGACCGGAAGGGTCGGAGGAGGATCTGGGAGAGCCTCCTGAGGGCGGGAAAGCAGAACAGGGACTCGTAGACTTCGTTCCAGAAGTGAAAATAGTGACCGTTTGTCTGCCAGGAGGGGAGGAAATACAGCAGCAGAATGAATGGCAGGCCATAGGCCAGATATTCCATGGCAGGAGCGGCGATCAGCGTGAAGCCGATCAGCATCGACAGCAGGGGAAACAGAATGTATACAGCGCGGAACAGGGGTGTCCAGACACTGAGAAAGAGGTGGAGGTAAAAGACTTTCTGCCAGAAATCAAGGCTTGTCCAGATGGGCAGTTCCCGGGGGGATGTGAACACCTGGAAATTTCCCTGCATCCAGCGCAGCCGCTGCTCGAGATAGTCGTGGAAGGTGCGAGGCACCTCCCCCAGGCTCAGCACCTCATCCAGATACACCATGCGCCAGCCACGGGTGAGCAGTCGGGTGCCGGTCTGGTTGTCCTCAATGATGCAGTGTGTGACGTAACCACCGATGGCTTCCAGTGCCGATCGCCTGGCCAGGTACGAAGTGCCGCAGCAGACCACCGCATTGAAGCGGTCACGAATCACCTGAACGTAATGGAAGAAGTAATCCATATCGTCAGGAACAAGGATTTCAAGACCTAGATTGCGATTGTGAAAGTCGGCATTGAAGTAATGCTGCGGTGTCTGTACGAGGGCGACCTTGGCGTCCTTGAAAAAACCGACCGTTCGATCCAGGAACCGGCTGAAGGGGATGAAATCACAATCGAACACGGCAATCAGGTCACCGTGGGTGTGGGCAAGTGCGTAGTTCAGGTTGCCTGCCTTTCGGTGCAGGTTGTCAGGCCTGCTCAGATACCCCACGCCGAGTTCGTGCGCCAGGTCGGCGATGCTGCGGCGATGGCCA
This genomic stretch from Cyanobium gracile PCC 6307 harbors:
- a CDS encoding glycosyltransferase; the encoded protein is MEHQPSVDIWIPTYNESDRMVRRCVLACSNIQYPNKKIYILDDGHRRSIADLAHELGVGYLSRPDNLHRKAGNLNYALAHTHGDLIAVFDCDFIPFSRFLDRTVGFFKDAKVALVQTPQHYFNADFHNRNLGLEILVPDDMDYFFHYVQVIRDRFNAVVCCGTSYLARRSALEAIGGYVTHCIIEDNQTGTRLLTRGWRMVYLDEVLSLGEVPRTFHDYLEQRLRWMQGNFQVFTSPRELPIWTSLDFWQKVFYLHLFLSVWTPLFRAVYILFPLLSMLIGFTLIAAPAMEYLAYGLPFILLLYFLPSWQTNGHYFHFWNEVYESLFCFPALRRLSQILLRPFRSMGSLVTNKDVHHPSQTLDLRFAWPFIAYLCVFVGGLVMNFGLPLLDIRWFRPVFEGESLMIGWNLYNALLMFICLLACIDRPIRRQADRFPLELVACLEMDGKQYWGVTHDVSEQGASLRLSAPGPRNGERSGVLRVPQYQLEFPVRLMRVTRGRQRPLLGLTFQMPALQTEAALIQLIYGENAWFQKLKRVGSVDALLLFLGSVVRAAPILRRS